One genomic segment of Nonomuraea coxensis DSM 45129 includes these proteins:
- a CDS encoding transglycosylase domain-containing protein — MTPIPDTTQKQATAQGSVIYYRDGKSVLARQGVDRKVVELDKVPGHVREAVIAAENRSFYEDAGVSAKGTARALWSTMTGQQLQGGSTITQQLVRNYYSGLSQERSVTRKFKEILIAMKVDQSKSKDWVLEQYLNTIYFGRGANGVQSAARAYFGKDVEDLGVAEGAYLAAVIQQPSRFADPEGADLQAARYRWKSVIDAMRETGALSAEEASAQKFPELVAPKKPFELKGQARYMLQQVTDELNRRGYTDEEINSGGLKIVSTFDKKLMTAAERAVKETLPDGTPQKVRTGLAAVDPATGEVVAFYGGDPERYAYDNAFSAKVMAGSTFKPYTLATALDNGFDLSTRVDGNSPLRVASADKPIPNDSGRSYGHIDLVQATQNSVNTAFVDLGQKVGLDKVAQTAEKAGIPAAQLTQKDAASFPLGVSSVSAVQNASGFATFANKGVHVEAHVLRSVTDGEGRKQVVEPVATKVVGEQAAADTTYAMEQVVKYGTGTAARLYDRPVAGKTGTTDDSRSVWFNGFTPQLAVAVNMFRDDNKTVTVPGYGTQFGGQLPAQIWRAFMTEAMAGKPVEEFPEPSDYGWDGYSPFRDRGDEPRQDSSPPSDDGWSTPPAEPSEPSEDGRPFSEGPADDAQDSVDDQNGPNDANNRRGDQPDQSDPPSSQEADQPFARNDQSPAGGFDRGTPDG, encoded by the coding sequence ATGACTCCTATTCCCGACACCACCCAGAAACAGGCCACCGCGCAGGGCTCGGTGATCTATTATCGCGACGGCAAGAGCGTCCTCGCCCGGCAGGGCGTCGACCGCAAGGTCGTCGAGCTGGACAAGGTGCCGGGACACGTCCGCGAGGCCGTCATCGCGGCCGAGAACCGCTCCTTCTACGAGGACGCCGGCGTCTCGGCCAAGGGCACCGCGCGGGCCCTGTGGTCCACCATGACCGGGCAGCAGCTCCAGGGCGGCTCGACCATCACCCAGCAGCTCGTCCGCAACTACTACAGCGGCCTCAGCCAGGAGCGCTCGGTCACCCGCAAGTTCAAGGAGATCCTGATCGCGATGAAGGTCGACCAGTCCAAGTCCAAAGACTGGGTGCTGGAGCAGTACCTCAACACGATCTACTTCGGCCGCGGCGCCAACGGCGTCCAGTCGGCCGCCCGCGCCTACTTCGGCAAGGACGTCGAGGACCTCGGCGTGGCCGAGGGCGCCTACCTCGCCGCCGTGATCCAGCAGCCCAGCCGCTTCGCGGACCCCGAGGGCGCCGACCTCCAGGCGGCGCGCTACCGCTGGAAGTCCGTGATCGACGCCATGCGCGAGACCGGCGCGCTGAGCGCCGAGGAGGCGTCCGCCCAGAAGTTCCCCGAGCTGGTCGCGCCGAAGAAGCCGTTCGAGCTCAAGGGCCAGGCCCGCTACATGCTCCAGCAGGTCACCGACGAGCTCAACCGGCGCGGCTACACCGACGAGGAGATCAACAGCGGCGGGCTGAAGATCGTCTCGACCTTCGACAAGAAGCTCATGACGGCGGCCGAGCGGGCGGTCAAGGAGACCCTGCCCGACGGCACGCCGCAGAAGGTGCGCACCGGGCTGGCCGCCGTCGATCCCGCGACCGGCGAGGTGGTCGCCTTCTACGGCGGCGACCCCGAGCGCTACGCCTACGACAACGCCTTCTCCGCCAAGGTCATGGCGGGCTCGACGTTCAAGCCGTACACGCTGGCCACCGCGCTCGACAACGGCTTCGACCTGTCCACGCGGGTCGACGGCAACTCGCCGCTCCGGGTCGCCTCCGCCGACAAGCCCATCCCCAACGACAGCGGACGCTCCTACGGGCACATCGACCTGGTCCAGGCCACCCAGAACTCCGTCAACACCGCGTTCGTGGACCTCGGGCAGAAGGTCGGGCTGGACAAGGTGGCGCAGACCGCCGAGAAGGCCGGCATCCCGGCCGCCCAGCTCACCCAGAAGGACGCGGCCTCCTTCCCGCTCGGCGTCTCCTCGGTCAGCGCCGTCCAGAACGCCTCCGGCTTCGCCACGTTCGCCAACAAGGGCGTGCACGTGGAGGCGCACGTGCTCAGGTCGGTCACCGACGGCGAAGGGCGCAAGCAGGTCGTCGAGCCGGTCGCGACGAAGGTGGTCGGCGAGCAGGCCGCGGCCGACACGACGTACGCGATGGAGCAGGTCGTCAAGTACGGCACCGGCACCGCCGCCCGCCTCTACGACCGGCCGGTGGCCGGCAAGACCGGCACCACCGACGACTCACGCTCGGTCTGGTTCAACGGGTTCACGCCGCAGCTCGCGGTGGCGGTCAACATGTTCCGTGACGACAACAAGACCGTGACCGTCCCCGGCTACGGCACCCAGTTCGGCGGGCAGCTTCCCGCGCAGATCTGGCGGGCGTTCATGACCGAGGCCATGGCGGGCAAGCCGGTCGAGGAGTTCCCCGAGCCGTCCGACTACGGCTGGGACGGCTACTCACCCTTCCGCGACCGCGGCGACGAGCCCCGGCAGGACTCCTCGCCGCCGTCCGACGACGGCTGGAGCACGCCGCCGGCCGAGCCGAGCGAGCCGTCCGAGGATGGCCGGCCGTTCAGCGAGGGCCCGGCCGACGACGCCCAGGACAGCGTCGACGACCAGAACGGCCCGAACGACGCGAACAACAGGCGCGGCGACCAGCCCGACCAGTCGGACCCGCCGTCCTCCCAGGAGGCCGACCAGCCCTTCGCCCGCAACGACCAGAGCCCCGCCGGCGGCTTCGACCGCGGCACGCCCGACGGCTGA
- a CDS encoding Lrp/AsnC family transcriptional regulator: MTTIDDLDARLIALLTAEPRLGVLECSRRLGVARGTVQARLDRLTARGVITGFGPDVSPAALGYGVTAFVTMEIRQVSGHDPVADRLARIPEVLEVHTITGASDLLCRVVARTNADLQRVIDQIVDVQGVLRTNSIIALDTPVPYRVLPLVADVPRRESRST; encoded by the coding sequence ATGACGACGATCGACGATCTCGACGCCCGGCTCATCGCCCTGCTGACCGCCGAGCCCCGCCTCGGCGTGCTGGAGTGCTCGCGCCGGCTCGGCGTGGCCCGCGGCACCGTGCAGGCGAGGCTCGACCGGCTGACCGCCCGCGGGGTGATCACCGGGTTCGGCCCCGACGTGTCGCCGGCCGCGCTCGGCTACGGCGTCACCGCCTTCGTCACGATGGAGATCCGCCAGGTCTCCGGGCACGATCCGGTGGCCGACCGGCTGGCGCGCATCCCCGAGGTGCTGGAGGTGCACACGATCACCGGCGCCAGCGATCTGCTCTGCCGGGTGGTCGCTCGGACAAATGCGGATCTGCAGCGAGTTATCGATCAAATAGTTGATGTCCAAGGCGTGTTGCGGACTAATTCGATCATTGCCCTGGACACCCCGGTTCCCTACCGAGTGCTGCCCTTGGTCGCCGATGTTCCGCGTCGTGAGAGCCGTTCGACGTAG
- the hppD gene encoding 4-hydroxyphenylpyruvate dioxygenase: MSDVFPVNGMDAVVFAVGNARQAAHYYSTAFGMKLVAYRGPENGSPETAAYVLTSGGATFEFRASIRPGTDLARHVAEHGDGVIDLAIQVPDVEAAYRHAVEQGAKGLEEPYTLEDEHGKVVLAAIATYGETRHTLVDRANYSGRYLPGYAPAEPLVAPPATKTGRLFQAVDHCVGNVELGKMDEWVEFYRKVMGFTNMAEFIGDDIATEYSALMSKVVADGTRKVKFPLNEPAVSRKKSQIDEYLEFYGGPGVQHIALATNDIIATVDHMRAAGVRFLDTPDSYYDDPELRERIGQVRAPIEELKKRRILVDRDEDGYLLQIFTQPVQDRPTVFFELIERHGSLGFGKGNFKALFEAIEREQERRGNL, from the coding sequence ATGAGTGATGTCTTTCCGGTCAACGGCATGGACGCCGTCGTGTTCGCGGTCGGCAACGCCCGCCAGGCGGCCCACTACTACTCCACCGCGTTCGGGATGAAGCTGGTGGCCTATCGGGGGCCGGAGAACGGCAGCCCCGAGACGGCGGCGTACGTGCTCACCTCGGGCGGCGCCACCTTCGAGTTCCGTGCCTCGATCCGTCCTGGCACCGATCTGGCGCGGCACGTGGCCGAGCACGGCGACGGGGTGATCGACCTGGCCATCCAGGTGCCGGACGTGGAGGCCGCCTACCGGCACGCCGTCGAACAGGGGGCGAAGGGGCTTGAGGAGCCGTACACGCTGGAGGACGAGCACGGCAAGGTGGTGCTCGCGGCCATCGCGACGTACGGCGAGACGCGGCACACGCTCGTCGACCGCGCCAACTACAGCGGCCGCTACCTGCCCGGCTACGCCCCCGCCGAGCCGCTGGTCGCCCCGCCGGCGACCAAAACCGGCCGGCTCTTCCAGGCGGTGGACCACTGCGTCGGCAACGTCGAGCTGGGCAAGATGGACGAGTGGGTGGAGTTCTACCGCAAGGTGATGGGCTTCACCAACATGGCCGAGTTCATCGGCGACGACATCGCCACCGAGTACTCCGCGCTCATGTCGAAGGTCGTGGCCGACGGCACCCGCAAGGTCAAGTTCCCGCTCAACGAGCCGGCCGTCAGCCGCAAGAAGTCGCAGATCGACGAATACCTGGAGTTCTACGGCGGCCCCGGCGTGCAGCACATCGCGCTCGCCACCAACGACATCATCGCCACGGTCGACCACATGAGGGCCGCCGGGGTGCGCTTCCTCGACACGCCGGACTCGTACTACGACGACCCCGAGCTGCGCGAGCGCATCGGGCAGGTGCGGGCGCCGATCGAGGAGCTGAAGAAGCGCCGCATCCTGGTGGACCGCGACGAGGACGGCTACCTGCTGCAGATCTTCACCCAGCCGGTGCAGGACCGGCCCACCGTGTTCTTCGAGCTGATCGAGCGGCACGGCTCGCTCGGGTTCGGCAAGGGCAACTTCAAGGCCCTGTTCGAGGCCATCGAGCGCGAGCAGGAACGCAGGGGCAACCTTTAG
- a CDS encoding M1 family metallopeptidase, producing MRYERRSVALLVALVSALACTPADQPPPSTGPTAAALSDARAGAAGIGDADFPNDGNGGYDVAHYGISIDYTPADKRLSGITTITAAATQDLSSFNLDLTGYDVSGVTVDDEAATFSRQGQELTVRPARPIADDDRFTVRVSYAGTPQPVRNSANLGTYGFIPTRDGAFVTAEPNGAKTWFPSNDHPADKATFDFAITVPAGLTALANGELAGRPTTASGRTTWRWREKQPMATYLATATLGTFELREGRTAAGIPLLAAVDPAFRSSLDKVYTVSGEVTDYWATVFGPYPFGSTGGVVDDFATGYALENQTKPMYGGFAPDEAIIAHELAHQWFGDSLSIRRWKDLWLNEGFATYAEWLWAEHKGKGTAEATFQRNLARPADDPIWAYPPGRAKPDDLFNQSVYTRGAMALHALRKAVGDDTFFKLLRAWTAEHRYSNVTTEQFVALAEKMSGKDLGPLFDAWLHEPRRPA from the coding sequence ATGCGTTACGAAAGGCGCTCAGTCGCGCTCTTGGTGGCGCTGGTCAGCGCGCTCGCCTGCACACCGGCCGACCAGCCGCCTCCGTCCACCGGCCCCACGGCCGCCGCGCTCTCCGACGCCCGCGCGGGCGCGGCGGGCATCGGCGACGCCGACTTCCCCAACGACGGCAACGGCGGCTACGACGTCGCCCACTACGGCATCTCCATCGACTACACGCCCGCCGACAAGCGCCTGAGCGGCATCACCACCATCACCGCCGCCGCCACCCAGGACCTCTCCAGCTTCAACCTCGACCTGACCGGCTACGACGTCAGCGGCGTCACCGTCGACGACGAGGCCGCCACCTTCTCCCGGCAGGGCCAGGAGCTCACCGTCCGGCCGGCGCGCCCGATCGCCGACGACGACCGCTTCACCGTCCGGGTGTCCTACGCCGGCACCCCCCAGCCGGTCAGAAACTCCGCCAACCTCGGCACCTACGGCTTCATCCCGACCCGCGACGGCGCGTTCGTCACCGCCGAGCCCAACGGCGCCAAGACCTGGTTCCCGTCCAACGACCACCCCGCCGACAAGGCCACCTTCGACTTCGCGATCACCGTGCCCGCCGGGCTCACCGCCCTGGCCAACGGCGAGCTGGCCGGCCGGCCCACCACCGCGAGCGGCAGGACCACGTGGCGCTGGCGCGAGAAGCAGCCGATGGCGACCTACCTCGCCACGGCCACGCTCGGCACGTTCGAGCTGCGCGAGGGCCGCACCGCCGCGGGCATCCCGCTGCTGGCCGCCGTCGACCCGGCGTTCAGGAGTTCGCTCGACAAGGTCTACACCGTCTCCGGCGAGGTCACCGACTACTGGGCCACCGTCTTCGGCCCCTACCCGTTCGGCTCCACCGGCGGCGTCGTCGACGACTTCGCCACCGGCTACGCCCTGGAGAACCAGACCAAGCCGATGTACGGCGGCTTCGCCCCCGACGAGGCCATCATCGCCCACGAGCTGGCCCACCAGTGGTTCGGCGACAGCCTCAGCATCCGGCGCTGGAAGGACCTCTGGCTCAACGAGGGCTTCGCCACCTACGCCGAGTGGCTGTGGGCCGAGCACAAGGGCAAGGGCACCGCCGAGGCCACCTTCCAGCGCAACCTCGCCCGCCCCGCCGACGACCCCATCTGGGCCTACCCGCCCGGACGCGCCAAGCCCGACGACCTGTTCAACCAGTCCGTCTACACGCGCGGCGCGATGGCCCTGCACGCCCTGCGCAAGGCCGTCGGCGACGACACGTTCTTCAAGCTGCTGCGCGCCTGGACCGCCGAGCACCGCTACAGCAACGTCACCACCGAGCAGTTCGTCGCCCTCGCCGAGAAGATGTCGGGCAAGGACCTCGGCCCGCTCTTCGACGCCTGGCTCCACGAGCCGCGCCGCCCCGCCTGA
- a CDS encoding RNA polymerase sigma factor yields MRLNEDPAAFEAFYRRHVDAVLRFVTRRVSDPHLAADLTADIFVAVLDSAHTYVPGRGSEVAWLYGIARNVVSAQHRRAAREARAGGRLAGRRLLDDDDLTRMEERIDAGRRMRHAWEALAGLPEGERAVLELVAIDQLSVKEAAEALGIRQVTARVRLHRARRALEDVASPASVYLEGQA; encoded by the coding sequence ATGCGCCTCAACGAGGACCCCGCGGCCTTCGAGGCCTTCTACCGCCGCCATGTCGACGCGGTGCTGAGGTTCGTGACCAGGCGGGTGAGCGACCCGCACCTGGCCGCCGACCTCACGGCCGACATCTTCGTGGCGGTGCTGGACTCCGCGCACACCTACGTCCCCGGCCGCGGCAGCGAGGTCGCCTGGCTGTACGGCATCGCGCGCAACGTCGTGTCGGCCCAGCACCGGCGGGCGGCCCGGGAGGCCCGGGCCGGCGGCCGGCTGGCCGGCAGGCGGCTGCTCGACGACGACGACCTCACCCGGATGGAGGAGCGGATCGACGCCGGGCGCCGGATGCGCCACGCCTGGGAGGCCCTCGCCGGGCTGCCCGAGGGCGAGCGCGCGGTGCTGGAGCTCGTCGCGATCGACCAGCTCAGCGTCAAGGAGGCCGCCGAGGCCCTGGGGATACGTCAGGTGACCGCCCGGGTCAGGTTGCACCGGGCCAGACGAGCCCTGGAAGACGTCGCTTCGCCGGCATCCGTGTACCTGGAAGGACAGGCATGA
- a CDS encoding ROK family protein → MILAIDVGGTKMAAGLVSGDGTVVRAARAATPLGAPAEVLWRTLADLVAPFSAGPLEGVGVGCGGPMSWPDGEVSPLNIPGWRGFPLRARLAHHFPGLPVRLHNDAICLAVAEHWKGAGQGSADMLGMVVSTGVGGGLILNGRLVNGGTGNAGHIGHVVVEPDGGPRCECGGHGCLEAVARGPALTTWALTNGWHPRPPTPTAGPPTPTQGSSTPTHGSSSPAQGAATSTGGPTSPVQGADTSGEGAVPLAQGVAGFYADASEEGVRPAYREDRVVTARQLAADARAGDVAAVRAMRRAGRALGIAIASATHLCDLDVVTIGGGLSQAGEPLFGPLEEALREHARMGFARRVKVMPAALGQEAGLIGAAALLLAGESYWIPPTGA, encoded by the coding sequence GTGATCCTCGCGATCGACGTCGGCGGCACCAAGATGGCCGCCGGCCTGGTCTCCGGGGACGGCACGGTGGTGCGCGCGGCGCGGGCCGCCACCCCGCTGGGCGCCCCGGCCGAGGTCCTGTGGCGGACGCTCGCCGACCTCGTCGCACCCTTCTCCGCCGGTCCCCTGGAGGGCGTGGGGGTCGGCTGCGGCGGGCCGATGTCCTGGCCCGACGGGGAGGTCTCGCCGCTCAACATCCCCGGCTGGCGCGGCTTCCCGCTGCGCGCCCGGCTCGCCCACCACTTCCCCGGCCTGCCGGTACGCCTCCACAACGACGCCATCTGCCTGGCCGTGGCCGAACACTGGAAGGGCGCGGGGCAGGGGAGCGCGGACATGCTCGGCATGGTCGTCTCGACCGGTGTCGGCGGCGGGCTCATCCTGAACGGCCGCCTCGTCAACGGCGGCACCGGCAACGCGGGCCACATCGGGCACGTCGTCGTCGAGCCCGACGGCGGGCCCCGCTGCGAGTGCGGCGGCCACGGCTGCCTGGAGGCCGTAGCCCGCGGCCCCGCCCTCACCACCTGGGCCCTCACCAACGGCTGGCACCCCCGTCCACCCACCCCCACCGCAGGACCTCCCACCCCCACTCAAGGGTCCTCCACTCCCACTCACGGGTCCTCCAGCCCCGCACAAGGGGCCGCCACCTCCACGGGCGGGCCCACCAGCCCCGTTCAAGGGGCCGACACGTCCGGCGAAGGGGCCGTTCCCCTCGCTCAAGGGGTGGCGGGGTTCTACGCCGATGCTTCGGAGGAGGGCGTGAGGCCGGCGTATCGGGAGGATCGGGTGGTGACGGCGCGGCAGCTGGCCGCGGATGCCCGGGCCGGGGATGTGGCGGCGGTGCGGGCCATGCGGCGGGCGGGGCGGGCGCTGGGCATCGCCATCGCCTCCGCCACGCACCTGTGCGACCTCGACGTCGTCACCATCGGCGGCGGCCTGTCCCAGGCGGGGGAGCCGTTGTTCGGCCCGCTGGAGGAGGCGCTGCGCGAGCACGCCCGCATGGGGTTCGCCCGCCGCGTCAAGGTCATGCCCGCCGCCCTGGGCCAGGAGGCGGGGCTGATCGGCGCCGCCGCCCTCCTCCTGGCGGGCGAGAGCTACTGGATCCCGCCTACTGGCGCGTGA
- a CDS encoding FIST signal transduction protein yields MTSRFADGLAVGSDLVVAAQNAVGRALSRLSGQADLVCFFICGEDPDDVARAGQAAMELAPGAHVIGCSATGVIGDGQGVELTPAVSAWAATLEGARLTTFALDTLAAEDKFVVVGVPERAADDHVAILLADPYSFPTDAFVERSVDVLGDLPLIGGLANGLQGRGSVRLFADGKVYLEGAIGVLLGGPLHVSTVVSQGCRPIGPSMVVTASEENLLLELAGQPALARLEDIVSDLDEDDRELVAAGLQIGIAMDEYAERHERGDFLIRGVIGIDPEREAVAIGDIVEVGRTVRFQVRDAATADEDLYDVLDAHREQLGHVDGALLFSCNGRGSAMFGTADHDPVALRDTLGPIGVAGFFAAGEVGPVAGHNHVHGFTASVLVFSSTSGPS; encoded by the coding sequence ATGACGAGTCGCTTCGCCGACGGCCTCGCCGTGGGTTCCGACCTGGTGGTGGCCGCGCAGAACGCCGTCGGCCGGGCCCTGTCGAGGCTCAGCGGCCAAGCCGACCTGGTCTGCTTCTTCATCTGCGGCGAAGATCCCGACGACGTCGCGAGGGCCGGACAGGCCGCGATGGAGCTCGCGCCCGGTGCGCACGTGATCGGTTGCAGCGCCACAGGGGTGATCGGTGACGGGCAGGGGGTGGAGCTGACGCCCGCCGTGAGCGCCTGGGCGGCGACCTTGGAAGGGGCGAGACTCACCACGTTCGCGCTGGACACGCTTGCGGCCGAGGACAAGTTCGTGGTCGTGGGGGTGCCCGAGCGCGCCGCCGACGATCACGTGGCGATCCTGCTGGCCGACCCTTACAGCTTTCCGACCGACGCCTTCGTCGAACGCTCGGTGGACGTGCTCGGCGACCTCCCGCTCATCGGCGGGCTGGCGAACGGCCTGCAGGGCCGGGGCTCGGTACGGCTGTTCGCCGACGGCAAGGTCTACCTGGAAGGCGCGATCGGCGTCCTGCTCGGCGGTCCGCTGCACGTCAGCACCGTCGTCAGCCAGGGCTGCCGGCCGATCGGCCCCAGCATGGTGGTGACCGCGTCCGAGGAGAACCTGCTGCTGGAGCTGGCCGGGCAGCCCGCGCTGGCCCGGCTGGAGGACATCGTCAGCGACCTCGACGAGGACGACCGCGAGCTCGTCGCCGCCGGGCTCCAGATCGGCATCGCCATGGACGAGTACGCGGAACGCCACGAACGCGGCGACTTCCTCATCCGCGGCGTGATCGGCATCGACCCCGAACGCGAGGCCGTCGCCATCGGCGACATCGTGGAGGTCGGCAGGACCGTCCGCTTCCAGGTACGCGACGCCGCCACCGCCGACGAGGACCTGTACGACGTCCTCGACGCCCACCGCGAGCAGCTCGGCCACGTGGACGGGGCGCTGCTGTTCTCCTGCAACGGGCGCGGCTCGGCCATGTTCGGCACCGCCGACCACGACCCGGTCGCGCTGCGCGACACGCTCGGGCCGATCGGGGTGGCGGGCTTCTTCGCCGCCGGCGAGGTCGGGCCGGTCGCCGGGCACAACCACGTCCACGGGTTCACCGCGTCCGTCCTGGTCTTCTCCAGTACGTCGGGCCCGTCGTGA
- a CDS encoding sigma 54-interacting transcriptional regulator — MHQPQPRILRELRESGHVHRTVKAEVRANLLAKLRAGEPRFPGIVGFDETVLPHLERALLAGHDLVLLGERGQGKTRLIRTVTGLLDEWTPVVEGCEINDHPYAPVCTRCRTLARELGEELPVAWKHRDERYGEKLATPDTSVGDLIGDIDPIKIAEGRTLGDPETVHYGLVPRTNRGVFSVNELPDLAERIQVSLLNVLEERDIQVRGYNLRLPLDILLIASANPEDYTNRGRIITPLKDRFGAEIRTHYPLTVEDELTLIRQESVPDIGADIPEHLVEVIARFTRLVRESTAVDARSGVSARFSIAAAETAAASAVRRAAIAGEEQAVTRVVDLACVVHSLRGKVEFEVSEEGRETEILAHLLRRATAETFRNRLGGADLAAVTDKFAEGGQVESGELVAAGELLHRMGPVTGLAKIMSRLGMGAGEESPGHAAAALEFALEGLYLMRRLSKEDLDGTAVYRT; from the coding sequence GTGCATCAGCCACAGCCACGAATTCTCCGCGAGCTGCGGGAGAGCGGACACGTCCACCGCACCGTGAAAGCCGAGGTCAGGGCGAACCTGCTGGCCAAGCTGCGGGCGGGCGAGCCACGGTTCCCCGGCATCGTCGGCTTCGACGAAACGGTCCTGCCGCATCTGGAGCGGGCCCTTCTCGCCGGGCACGACCTGGTCCTCCTGGGCGAGCGCGGCCAGGGCAAGACCCGGCTCATCCGCACCGTCACCGGGCTGCTCGACGAATGGACGCCGGTCGTCGAGGGGTGCGAGATCAACGACCACCCGTACGCGCCGGTCTGCACGCGCTGCCGGACGCTGGCGCGGGAGCTGGGCGAGGAGCTGCCGGTCGCCTGGAAGCACCGCGACGAGCGCTACGGCGAGAAGCTGGCCACGCCCGACACCAGCGTGGGCGACCTGATCGGCGACATCGACCCCATCAAGATCGCCGAAGGGCGGACCCTCGGCGACCCCGAGACCGTCCACTACGGCCTCGTGCCGCGCACCAACCGGGGCGTCTTCTCCGTCAACGAGCTGCCCGACCTGGCCGAACGCATCCAGGTGTCGCTGCTCAACGTGCTGGAGGAGCGCGACATCCAGGTCCGCGGTTACAACCTGCGCCTGCCGCTCGACATCCTGCTCATCGCCAGCGCCAACCCCGAGGACTACACCAACCGCGGCCGGATCATCACCCCGCTGAAGGACCGCTTCGGCGCCGAGATCCGCACCCACTACCCGCTGACCGTCGAGGACGAGCTCACGCTCATCCGCCAGGAGTCCGTCCCCGACATCGGGGCCGACATCCCCGAGCACCTCGTCGAGGTGATCGCCCGCTTCACCCGCCTGGTACGCGAGTCCACCGCCGTGGACGCCCGCTCCGGCGTCTCCGCGCGCTTCTCGATCGCCGCCGCCGAGACGGCCGCCGCCTCCGCGGTGCGCCGGGCCGCCATCGCGGGCGAGGAGCAGGCCGTCACCCGCGTGGTCGACCTGGCCTGCGTGGTCCACAGCCTGCGCGGGAAGGTGGAGTTCGAGGTCAGCGAGGAGGGCAGGGAGACCGAGATCCTGGCCCACCTGCTGCGGCGGGCGACGGCGGAGACGTTCCGCAACCGGCTGGGCGGCGCGGACCTCGCGGCGGTGACCGACAAGTTCGCCGAGGGCGGCCAGGTGGAGTCCGGCGAGCTGGTCGCGGCCGGCGAGCTGCTGCACCGCATGGGCCCGGTGACCGGCCTCGCCAAGATCATGTCGAGGCTGGGCATGGGCGCGGGCGAGGAGTCTCCCGGGCACGCGGCGGCGGCGCTGGAGTTCGCGCTGGAGGGGCTCTACCTCATGCGGCGCCTGTCGAAGGAGGACCTCGACGGGACGGCCGTCTATCGCACGTGA